TCACGAGCGGTCGAGGGCGGTTGAGCCCGATTCACACGGATGAAGCCGAAGGTGTGATGGAGATGGGCGAGGAGACTTTCGTCCCGGCGAGGGAGCGTCAGCGGCGGCGGGCAGTGGAGCTCCGCGGGAAGCTGCTGGCGGCCCTGCCGCGCCTCGTGGCCCGACGGCCGGAGCTGGTGGTCCTCTTCGGCAGCGTCGCCCGGGGGCGGGCCTTCGACGACTCCGACATCGACGTCCTGGTGGTGCTGGAAGGGGTCGAGGGGAACCCGCCGGAGAGGGCCCTGGTCGTCTGGAAAATCCTCGACGTCCACGAGGTGGTCAACGCCTTCGTGCTCACGCCGGAGGAGTTCGCCCGGGCGCGGGAGGAAAGCCCCCTGGTGCGGACCGCCCTCGCGGAGGGGGAGGTTTTATACGATGCGCGAGATGCCTGAAGAGAGAGGCCGATACTGGCTGAAAGAGGCGGAGAGTAACATGTCGCTGGCGCGGTTGGTCGCCGAAAGGGAGTATTACTCCTTCGCCTGTTTCCATGCCCAGCAGGCGGCGGAGATGGCCCTGAAGGCTTTTTTGGCGTTTCGGGGCGAGGTTGACATGCGCACGCATTCGCTGCACCGGTTGCTCGCCGTCGTGGGTAGGTACGATGATGAAGCGTCCCGTCTGGATGAATCGGGCCGGGCGTTGGAGGAATACTACACGGCCACCCGCTACCCCAACGGCATCGGCACCGGGGCGCCCAGCGACTACTTCAACGAGCGCCAGTCCCGCGAGGCCCTCGCGGCGGCCGGCGAGGTGCTCGGCTTCGTCAAGGAACGGATTTAAGCCATGCTGCCCGAGGTGGAAGGACTGCCCCCGCTGGTGACCGTCGCCCTGGTCCTGGGCGTCGTGGCGGCCTTCATCGGCCTGGTGCTGCTGTTCACGCGGCTGGGGCGCTTCGAGCTCGCCGTGGCCTTTCGCTACCTGCGCACGGGACGCAAGGGGTTCCTCCGCGTCGTCACCTGGATCAGCGTGAGCGGCATCGCCCTGGGCGTGGCGAGCCTCCTCGTCGTGGTGAGCGTGATGGAGGGGTTGCAGGAGAACGTGCGCTCCCGGATTCTGGCCAACAACGCCCACATCATGGTGGTGGACTACCTGCGGCGTCCCATCGCGGACTGGCGCCCGCTCCTGGAGGAAATCAAGGACACCCCCGGGGTGGTGGCCGCCTCGCCCGCCGTGTACCTGGAGGGGATGCTGGTCAACCGCTCCAACACCGTCGGCGCCGTCTTCCGCGGTATAGCCCCCGACTCCGAAGCCGAAATCACCAGACTCCCCGACCTGGTCATCGAGGGCGACTTCACCTTCCGGCCCAAGGACTACACCGGCGTTCTGCGCGACGGCGAGGGGCCGTTGTCGGAGTACGACTCACCCGACGGGATGGACACGGTCCACGGGGTGGTGCTGGGCAAGGAGCTGGCCTACGAGCTGGCCGCCGTGGTGGGCGACGAGGTGGTCCTGGTGATGCCCACCGGCGAGTGGGACCCCCTGACCCCCATCCCGCCCAAGATGAAGAAGCTGCAGATAACCGGCATCGTCTCCACGGGGATGTACGAGTACGACGCCCAGCTCGCGTACATAGACATCGGGCTGGCGCAGGAGTTCATGAACATCGGGGACAAGGTGACGGTCATCGAGGCGCGGGTCCAGGACCCCTTCGCCGCGGCGGAGGTGGCGGACG
This genomic window from bacterium contains:
- a CDS encoding HEPN domain-containing protein, with product MREMPEERGRYWLKEAESNMSLARLVAEREYYSFACFHAQQAAEMALKAFLAFRGEVDMRTHSLHRLLAVVGRYDDEASRLDESGRALEEYYTATRYPNGIGTGAPSDYFNERQSREALAAAGEVLGFVKERI
- a CDS encoding ABC transporter permease; protein product: MLPEVEGLPPLVTVALVLGVVAAFIGLVLLFTRLGRFELAVAFRYLRTGRKGFLRVVTWISVSGIALGVASLLVVVSVMEGLQENVRSRILANNAHIMVVDYLRRPIADWRPLLEEIKDTPGVVAASPAVYLEGMLVNRSNTVGAVFRGIAPDSEAEITRLPDLVIEGDFTFRPKDYTGVLRDGEGPLSEYDSPDGMDTVHGVVLGKELAYELAAVVGDEVVLVMPTGEWDPLTPIPPKMKKLQITGIVSTGMYEYDAQLAYIDIGLAQEFMNIGDKVTVIEARVQDPFAAAEVADALNEKLGGAYHARDWSQMNERLFAALEMEKFAMFLVVIIVVLVAAFNVVSNLIMLAVEKTKDIGVMLSFGVKRGQVRGVFLTVGLVLGGLGTVVGGAVGAVLAWLLEKYKFIHLSAEIYNMDHLPAVVSWGDVVLIGAVAMVITLLSTLYPAWRASRLDPLEAIRYE
- a CDS encoding nucleotidyltransferase domain-containing protein — encoded protein: MSPIHTDEAEGVMEMGEETFVPARERQRRRAVELRGKLLAALPRLVARRPELVVLFGSVARGRAFDDSDIDVLVVLEGVEGNPPERALVVWKILDVHEVVNAFVLTPEEFARAREESPLVRTALAEGEVLYDARDA